A stretch of DNA from Melioribacteraceae bacterium 4301-Me:
AACTGATGAAAATCCCGACTTTGTAAGGATTAAAATATATCGACTTCGTGGACTTTAATATCACCGAAAAGTATATGAAGTTTATTAATAAAGTTATAATAATTTCCCTTTTGATAGGCTTGGCTATTCTTTTAGCTATTAAGAGAGATAATTGTAGTAAATATAAAGAGACTATAAAAAGACTTTATAACATTGAACAGAAAGAGCTGAAGCTTGAAGGAGAAAAAATATGGAATGTAAGTAATGTCTCTGCAAATTTTTTTTCTAATCTATCTATTAATAATAAAGAAAATTTTACAAAAGTCATATTCTTTGCTTTAGATAGTTTAATTTGTATGAAATGTTATAATTATGTTATAAATAAGTTGAAAGAATTATTAAATTGTAATGATGTATACCTTGTAATTTATACTTCAGAGGAATTTTCGAAATTTATTAAACAAGATTTCATTATTGGTAAATATTCTAAAAAAGTATTTTATTCTCTTTATAATGAAAGTGGAACACGTAAAAAGAAAAGTATTAATAACGATTTTGTCATATCTTTATTAGATCTGTACGGTAATGTTGTAAAAGCACATATTGTAATGAGCAACTATTTGGAAAGAACTAAATTGTTTTTTTCATATTTAGAAAAAAATGTAAGTTCTAATTTAAACAAGTCAACAATTTTTTAATATAAGTTGGTTTAAGATTTATTTTTAATTTTCCTTTTAAAGCATCTATAATTAATACTAATTAATACACTACTACAAAAGAAGTAAAAAAACAAATAACAGAATAGCTTTAAGCTGATAAGTTAACAATAATGAAAAAGAAAAAACAAAACCTTAACATTTTTTACTTGACAAATTATTTTTTTTTAGATTGCCTTTAGAAAACAGGTTAAAGATTAAATGAAATCTTTCCCGCTAAATAACTTCAAATTACAAAGCGGTCAATTCTCATATTCAAACCTAATTTACAATTCTTTCTACTATCTGTTAGCCTCAGTGCTAATCTTTTCTGGGATAGCAAAAATAATAGATGTAAACCCATTAATAGAGGTGCTGCAACAAATAAAACTGCCAAATGATTTGGTAATTGTAATAGCAACGATATTGCCAATAACGGAAATAGGATTAGGAATAATGCTGCTGCTAAAGATAAAACAAAGAACATCAATAAAAATAACAGTGATACTTTTTTTAGTTTTCTTTTTGTTTAGTGTTTATGGAATGGTAATGGGTATAGAAAAAGATTGTGGATGTTTTGGGAATGCAGTAAAGAGTTATTTTGGTTGGGGGATGGTTGGGAGGAATTTTCTTTTGTTAATAACTACAATTTTTTTAGAGAAAAGTAAAAAGAATTACCTCAGCGCTGAGGGAATTATATTAACAAATAAATAATGGAGGTAGCAATGTCAGCAAAAATAAAACAAAGAGTGAGCAAAGCAGCGATGTTAGGTGCCATAATTTTATTTGTATTTCTTATGTTTTTTAACCTACAAATAACAACACAGCCCATTAAAGATGGCAGTATAGATTTTGTGGGGTTAAAAATAGCTTTAACAAATAATGATAGTCATGCCGCACCAACAGGTTGTTCTTTATTATGGTGTGTAGGACCAAATCTTTATTATTGTTATGATGTAGCTGGGTTTGGTCCAAATTGTGCTCCTTGTGGCTCTGGCTGTTGAAATTATTTATGAAGAGAGGTTGTCCAAAAAGTAAATATTCAATTATATAATTTGTAAAAATTCGTGGAATTCCTATCATATCATATAAAAATATTACTTTTTAGACAACCTCATGTTATTATATAATTTAATGTTAAAGAAGATGGTATGAAGATATTATATTATATAAAAAATGTAATGGTAATTTATATATTATTGTTAGTGAGTGTGTTATATTTAACTTTCATTCAAATTAAACTAAGAAGTAAAATTTACGAACTAGAAAATATTAAGGAAAATATCTTAACTGAAAATATATTTCTAAATGCAACTCAAGAAGTATATAAAAATTATTGGGAAACTAAAAAAGTTTCTTTTAAGGATTCAGAGCATAGAAATTTTAGGTATATGACTGAAGCGATAAAGAAACATAATTTTGCTGTTTTAATATTTATAAGGAGTAACTGTGGTGCTTGTTTTGATAGCGAGGTACCAATTTGGAATGAATTTAGAGAAGATGTGAAATCAAAAAATGGAATTATGTTTGCAATTAATATATCTGATAATAAGGACATTACAAAAAGATACACTCAGCCAGGGTTATTATATTTTCCAATAATAAATGGAAATAAGAATTCATCGGATTTGAGATTAAACAGGAAATATGATTTATATGCTCCTATTGTAACATTTATTGTAAAACCTGACCTGACTATTTGGAAAATTCACGTCTCATTTTTTCAACATCCAGAATTAACTCAAAAATTTTGTAACATGTTTATAAAATCAATAAATAAAGGTAATTAATGATTAAAAGTAATTATTTGCTATCGTTATTAATCTTTCTGATTTTTTTTGTCTCTTGTAATAAATCAGAGAATAAACACATTAATACTTATAATAATTATAATAATATCAATATTAATTTAATTAGAACTGCAGACAATTTTGGTAACCTTTTTAAATTAGAAAAACAAATTTCTCTAACTGGAAAACTAATAGGTAGTATACAAAAGCTAAAATACTTAAGTAGTGGAGATATTTATATTATTGATGCTGCAACAAAGCATTTAAATGTTTTTAACTCAAGTGGAAAATTTTTAAGAACTATTGGTGGAATAGGAGAAGGCCCAGGAGAGTACCTTACTGCTAATGATTTTGTTATTGACGACAGCCTTAATATATACATTCTGGATGGAAGATTAAGACGAGTAACAGTTTTCGATGCTAATGGAAACTTGAAGCGTACTATTAAAATAAACGATTTCGGTGAACATATGATTATAGCTAAAGATCAAATTTATTTATATAGTAGTATGAATATGGGAGGAGGTGAGGCTGCTTCTTGTTACGACTTGATAACAGGACATAA
This window harbors:
- a CDS encoding 6-bladed beta-propeller; the protein is MIKSNYLLSLLIFLIFFVSCNKSENKHINTYNNYNNININLIRTADNFGNLFKLEKQISLTGKLIGSIQKLKYLSSGDIYIIDAATKHLNVFNSSGKFLRTIGGIGEGPGEYLTANDFVIDDSLNIYILDGRLRRVTVFDANGNLKRTIKINDFGEHMIIAKDQIYLYSSMNMGGGEAASCYDLITGHKMFEFAAPTSFIKMLISNKYVGVVLDCNCLEYFNNKIYVINPLQYAIRIFDLSGKEEKIIYGKSDNFQPIDASRKVDRANPLTEYVKSLLNNIRINNSLIIISFISFVGSQKPSTFLDFYTLEGVRLNSKSIICPDQFPRISFFPMDIDKEGYFYGYTQPSPNNNNLPNPVILMYKFLAYEK
- a CDS encoding MauE/DoxX family redox-associated membrane protein — its product is MKSFPLNNFKLQSGQFSYSNLIYNSFYYLLASVLIFSGIAKIIDVNPLIEVLQQIKLPNDLVIVIATILPITEIGLGIMLLLKIKQRTSIKITVILFLVFFLFSVYGMVMGIEKDCGCFGNAVKSYFGWGMVGRNFLLLITTIFLEKSKKNYLSAEGIILTNK